One window of the Tachypleus tridentatus isolate NWPU-2018 chromosome 10, ASM421037v1, whole genome shotgun sequence genome contains the following:
- the LOC143228115 gene encoding uncharacterized protein LOC143228115: MVHLFYYEYHGKSCRKILNHEGSRNQILLYPDEGWARNAPMSFWVLKRPWWSRSACKITEICGTRRHSARGKIADLGLGTMCIKGRFKGNEEPDFKMYLTSHVTNADFRLGYSMTGTLERGNKKLGNLKFTHFAMLPRKDYYK; encoded by the coding sequence ATGGTGCATCTTTTTTACTACGAATACCACGGAAAGTCCTGCCGTAAAATCCTGAATCATGAAGGATCTCGAAACCAAATTCTCTTGTATCCTGATGAAGGCTGGGCCAGAAATGCACCGATGTCCTTCTGGGTTCTCAAGAGACCCTGGTGGAGCCGAAGTGCGTGTAAGATCACTGAGATTTGCGGTACTAGACGACACAGCGCGCGCGGTAAAATTGCGGACTTGGGTCTTGGAACCATGTGTATCAAGGGTCGTTTTAAAGGGAACGAGGAGCCGGATTTCAAGATGTACTTAACTTCACATGTAACGAATGCAGATTTTCGGCTCGGGTACAGCATGACAGGTACTTTAGAACGGGGTAATAAGAAACTTGGAAACTTGAAGTTTACCCACTTTGCCATGTTGCCGAGAAAGGACTATtataaataa